One region of Thalassophryne amazonica chromosome 16, fThaAma1.1, whole genome shotgun sequence genomic DNA includes:
- the LOC117527290 gene encoding peripheral myelin protein 22-like, producing MLLVLLGVLILHLIILIFLIVSTAASTWSVDAGRSTYLWTNCATINGGYRCVSAGNEDWIQAVQALMILAVLFCFFSLIAFMYQLFRLVKDGRFFFTAIFQILASLFVMCAAIIYTVMKPDDSPQMSYGYAYVLAWVAFPLCLISGLIYIIMRKKE from the exons ATGTTGCTCGTCCTGTTGGGAGTGCTCATCTTGCACCTCATCATCCTAATTTTTCTCATCGTCTCCACGGCAGCCAGC ACCTGGTCTGTAGATGCCGGTAGGTCGACATATCTGTGGACCAATTGTGCGACAATTAATGGAGGCTACCGCTGTGTGTCGGCTGGAAATGAAG ACTGGATCCAGGCAGTTCAGGCCCTCATGATCCTGGCTGTGCTCTTCTGCTTCTTCTCCCTCATTGCCTTCATGTATCAGCTGTTCCGCCTGGTCAAGGATGGGCGCTTCTTCTTCACAGCCATCTTCCAGATCTTGGCTA GTCTGTTTGTGATGTGCGCCGCAATCATCTACACCGTGATGAAGCCGGACGACAGCCCACAAATGTCTTACGGCTACGCGTACGTGCTGGCCTGGGTGGCGTTCCCCCTCTGTCTCATCAGCGGCCTCATTTACATCATCATGAGAAAGAAAGAATGA